ACGCAAAGCGGAAGCCGCTATATTCGACATGGTAACCCCCAACGAGCTCAGACTCTGCCTCCGGCAAGTCAAACGGCGTACGGTTCAGCTCCGATACGGCCGCTACGATGAAGACAGCGAATCCGACGATTTGGGGAAGGAAGTACCAATTCCAAAAGCCTCCCGCTTGAGCCTCTACAATCCGGTTCAGGTTCATACTGCCGGTCATCATGACGACGCCGACGACCGAGATGACGAGCGGTATTTCGTAGCTGATCATCTGAGCTGCCGAGCGCATGCCTCCAAGCAGCGCATACTTGTTGTTCGACGCCCAGCCTCCAAGCACAATACCGATAGTGGAGATACCGGACAGCGCAATATAATACAGTACACCGACATTCAGGTCGGAGGTGATCCATCCGCTCGCATAAGGGATAACGGCTGTCACCGCGAAGGCTGGAATGAACGTAATAATCGGCGCCAAAATGAACAGCTCTCGGTCAGCCTTACGCGGAATGGTGTCTTCCTTGAGCAACAGCTTGAGTACGTCAGCGACCGTCTGCAGAAGTCCAAGCGGACCGACGCGGTTCGGACCGATGCGAAGCTGCATCCAGCCGATGACCTTGCGCTCGAAATAGATGGCATACGTAACGAAGCCTAGTATGACAAAGAGCAGTACGACACCCCACGCGAAAAAGATCGCTGCGTTCGTCCAGCTTAATGGCTGC
Above is a genomic segment from Paenibacillus sp. YYML68 containing:
- the nuoH gene encoding NADH-quinone oxidoreductase subunit NuoH; its protein translation is MPELLQQPLSWTNAAIFFAWGVVLLFVILGFVTYAIYFERKVIGWMQLRIGPNRVGPLGLLQTVADVLKLLLKEDTIPRKADRELFILAPIITFIPAFAVTAVIPYASGWITSDLNVGVLYYIALSGISTIGIVLGGWASNNKYALLGGMRSAAQMISYEIPLVISVVGVVMMTGSMNLNRIVEAQAGGFWNWYFLPQIVGFAVFIVAAVSELNRTPFDLPEAESELVGGYHVEYSGFRFAFFMLAEYVYVFAIAGLTASLFLGGWQAPLPFLSFIPGIVWFLMKFALVVFVLFWIRATLPRVRVDQLMGLGWKVLLPLSLINILITAIYMAIVM